In the Hevea brasiliensis isolate MT/VB/25A 57/8 chromosome 8, ASM3005281v1, whole genome shotgun sequence genome, CTCTTTTCGTTCCCCACTGCAATTTCAAACCAACTCCATAAACTATGCCATGGAGACCAAATCCAGAAGAAGAATAGACAAAGAAACTAAGAAACATGTCAGAAGAAACTCAGAAACGATGCCAGAAGAAACGCAGAAACAATGTCAAAGAAACGCAGAAGGCATTGGGTCCCCACTTCTTTGGCATACGGCTCAATGGCCTCCTCTCATATCCAACTTCATCTGCCAGTACTTCAACAGCTCATCTAGTAATTTGAGGTTGTGACAAAAATGGGTTAACAAAAGGCTGTTGAGAAACTACCTCAGAAATGTCACAAATTTTGCATGCAAATAAAATTTGTCAAATGTCTTTTATTGATATAGGATTATTTGTAGACAAATTATATATCTTCCCAAACGCCAAAAACCTGGTAATAATGGTATCCAAAATCCAATTATCATGCAGAAGGTCAAAGCGATAGTGGAGGAGGTGGCCAAGAAGATGAACCTGCAATGGTAATTGAAAGCGAGTTTGGAGAAGTAGAGGGCTACGATTCTAGAGTGAAATGAAGGTGTGGATTTGAGGGAAAAGGTTTGGTGGTCCTTTAAGAAAAGCGAAAGGCATGTGGTGCAAATTCTGTAAAGAAGGGATTGATTGCAAGAAGTGAAGAAGAGGACAGTGGTGGTTATGTCCAGTGACATCAAAGTCACTGGTGTGTGGAGGTGAGATGCATTTTGGACTGAGAGAAAGGCCAAGACGGAAAAAGACAATAATGAAGGAAAAGccccaatttttttttattttgagttaatttttattttttttcaagtttttttgCAAATGCAGGAATTGGATGATCATTTGCCTCACCATGAGCTATTGGACCAATTTGagctaaaataaaaatataaagaatCCAATTGACCCTAATAAAATTGTGCAGGGCTTATTTGATTGCAATTTTTGAAGAGCTAATGTGACTATTTGGCATTAATTAAGGGACCAAAATCAACCCTTTTCCTATTTACTAAAACCATGGCTTAAACCTACACTCTCGCATGAAAGAAATGaatccaactttgatttagataAGTTGCCAAAAATCCAAACGTTGAAATGAATAATAAACTAATTAGAAAGGAACAAATCCAAAGTTTGTACAGTGCACAAAAATGTCAGACCTGTGCAGCAcaattaaattgttataaatcTTGTGGATAGTCAGCCTAAAGCCCAAAAACTACAACTTTTCAAGTCCATACAAATAAACTTTAAAACCCAGATTTAATGCACACTGAAATCCAAACTGAACCGCCTTATCCTTGTCTAAATCTATGCTTATGGGAGTTTTTACCATAACTTGGTTTTTTACAAAGTAAAACTGTGTCAATAACTACCTTTGATGAATTATCAGTCTAATCTAAAGTTTAAAAGAACAAAGTACAAAcaaagtaaattaaaatcaaagtAACCATAGAAAACACCTATGCTTATATAGATATCTTACCACTAAATTTCTCATTCTGTGCAACCACCATAGGTGAGCCCTCAAGCTGCCAACAGTCAACAGATCAAACAGATAAACATCAAAACATAACCAAGCAAACCatcaaatataaatgaaaaactaAACTATACTCAAGAAAGCCATCCCATATAGTACTAAGCCCCATTTACAGAACGTTCTGTTCCCACTATCCCAATAACAAAAGAGGCTACAGTTCAAATCCCATAGTTTCTGTTATTTGTCGTTCATCTCAAGAAGAAGTACAACACAATTGAAACTCAATAAAAGAAGAGAAcccttcaaattttaaaaataggaGCATCAAGCATGAATGTTACCTTGCATGATAAAAGCTTAATGCAACAACCATTAGGCTGCTCTTCAACTCTAACAAGCAAAACAGGGCAAACCTCAAAAGCAAAGAACTTGAACCTATACACATAACACCTAAACGTGTTGTCGTCCACCCGCTCTATCCTCTCCGCATCCAACACGGAGTATTGACTCGCCGGTAAGCTCATATACTCAACTGCAACGCACTCAGTCACAACCTTTGACACCAATAAAATGAATCAAAATCTTTAACCAAATAAACAAAACTCGTTCCCTAACATTACTTAGAGGGCGCCCAAGTTGCCGGACCAAAACCGACTCCTTCCGCCGTGCAATGAATTGCGCTTTCGGAGTCGAATTGGCCAAAGCGCGGAGGAAGGGCCTTGGAGATCCATGCGGTGACGAAGACAATTTCAGAGGAAGATAATTTTTAGGGTTCCTGGGTTGGAATTGTAGAAAACTTAGGCTTATAGTAGCTCTTGAAGAGGTAGAGCAGTTCAAAGCCATTTCACTCCAATTTTAGAAGATAACGTTACTTGGGCAAATCTAGGCAGTAGGCTGAGAGGACCGTAGTGGTGAAGGATAGATAGGACTACGAGTAACAACTCACTAGGCGCATGTTAGCATCAGACGCTGACATAGTTGTGGGCCCCACTTATTTGTCTCCTTTAGGCATTCATCTCTGCACCATCAGGAGACCTTTACCAAATCCGGAAACATTCAAATGGACAGCAAAATCGCAGGAATTTAAGAGTTAAATCAGGAATTCCATTGATTCAAATGCAGGAAACTACAATTAGAACCTCATTCATGGTAATAATCCAACTCTTTACATCGAAAAACCCTAAGGAAGATGTGCCACAATAACTCTAATCCTAACCCTAAGAGCTAGTGAACTTAGTAACAGCCTTAGTCCCTTCAGAAACGGCGTGCTTGGCGAGCTCTCCAGGGAGGACAAGCCTAACAGCAGTCTGAATCTCCCGAGAAGTGATTGTAGGCTTCTTGTTGTACCTAGCGAGCTTGGAAGCCTCTTGTGCAAGCTTCTCAAAAATGTCGTTGATAAAACTGTTCATAATCCCCATGGCTTTGCTGGAGATCCCAATATCAGGGTGAACTTGCTTCAAGACCTTGAATATGTAAATCTTGTATGTCTCCACGCTCTTctttgccttcttcttcttcttatcgcTTGCGCCATCCTTCGGCAGCTTCTTCTCTGCTCGTGGCTTCTTCTCCGCCGGTGCTTTCTCAGCCGCTGCCGGTTTCTTTTCCGCTGGCTTCTTCTCTGCCTTGGGCGCCATTGAAGTTCTAAATTCGGAACTGAGAAAAAAGATTTTGCGTACAGATGACGAGAATTTGGTTGCTTGAAGTTAGACGAAGCAGTGACTGGTTCTCTTATAGGAAGAGATGGTGAGAATTGATTGGTTGGATTGGAAGGGACACGGATCGATGACGTGGGTCATTGGATTTGCGCATAGGAAAATGAACGGTGAGAGATGATCTTTTTAGACGGAGCGCATTGTGGAAGTCGAAAATTTTCGTGCGCCTCAagtgatttttaaattttttgaatttcgCAGGTGTGTGTTGAGGCCAACCTTttcaaatattttcttttttaaattccAACTTTTCTGCAAGCTGCTTGTAGATCCGGCCATCCATAGCCTGGTAAAAACTGAAACCTGGTCCGTTCAAATCAAACAAAaactataattaatttgaaatgtCATTGAATTAGATCAAAAATtggttttaaattaaaataaaatttctcatttaaaaatgaaaaaacttgaaaaattcatATATAGATGATTATGtttttattaaaatcaaattaacttaaaattaaaatttaaatcataaaaaaatttttaaagataTTTTAGATTTACACTTAAGAGTGTGCTATTAATCGGTTTAATTtcaaatcaaataataaaaattaaaagtcaaaatatttaaaaataaaaattgaattaaactatgtatgaaatcaaattgaatttGGTTTGATTTATTAGTTTGGTCATCTTCTTCATTACACGGAACAAAATACTGGCTAGAAAACAAAATTGCAAGCGGAAGAATAGTGAAAGGCCCTTGCACTGAACGCacgtgtataattttttttttttttgagaatcaTCGCACGTGTATAAACTTCTGCTATTGGGAAAGTGGAAAAAAAAATACCTTATGCTTATGCTTTTTAGAGTGATTTTAAATTACTGATAATTTTTTAGTCTTTTAATTAAATCTTTTAGTAATTTAAAAGACTAAAAAATTGGGTataataaattatcaataaatttaaaatcagttaataatttaaaagataaaaaaatttaaatatttaaattatttataaattttgaaatttattgataatttaccaATGAATTGGTAAATAAAAGACAATCATGCATCTCtttttttaaaagtttttaaattattaataaattttgaaatttgtttGTAATAATTGGAGGGGAAAAAgtcttttttaaagaaaaaaaaattagcaacGAATCATTGCTAAAACGTGCATAAATACCTACATTCACCATCGTTCTTTTCATTATTTATTTCACTTAACCATTTTCTTctcctctattttaattttctttcatttccttctttctcttattccttttttttttctctctcattttctacttttttttcctttcttttgacTCATTTTTTCCCCACTCATCATATCTTCTATTTTCTCTCATTTTATTTCCTTTTAtccaattttcttttattttctctcattttcttttccctTCATCACTTTATTCTAATTTATCtcatttctttatattttttcaaatttttttatctCTTCAATCATTTCTTCACATTTTTTTAATCCACTTTTAATTTATAccttatatttttcattttcattaatataattttcTCTTATTTCATTTTCTCATCTTTATTCTTATTCTCTTTCAAATACCACTTCTTCctcttattataatttattaataataattattagtgGTAAATAAATatcatatttctaataataaaataatctaaaaataataattaaaaagtctttttttttttaatttaccaaTGGATTGTAACTTTGTCTTATATTTTTCTCTCGATTTACTAATAAAATGGAGTATCCATACTCCAATTTGTAATATGAATAGAAAATCTATTGGCAAATACCAGTGGATTTCAAATATGTTAAAAATACTAATGAGGTTCACTGCAATTGATGGAATCCATTGGTAATCTGTTGGTAATTGAAATTACTAACGAATTTTATAGGATTATCAATGGAAAAATTCATTGGTAATCCTAAAAAATTTCTTGtagtataatatttatataaaaatataatttttattgatttgattaatttgattttcttgccgttaaaaaaattaattgaaaatccTAAAACTCAaacaaaatttaattgaatatccTCGAAAGCACCACTCTCCTCCTTCTGCATTTTCCCTCCACCACCTATTACTTCTTCTTCCATGGTGTTAATGACACCTTCTGCTTCGGTCAAGCAAGGTAATGGTGAAAATGGCCActagttgcaataaaatgtaaagagaaaaggGTGCAATGTTGTCATTTCTAAAGTCATTTATAATCGCTTCCATTATTGATTCAAGATGATTTGGCGGTGTGGGACATTCCTTAGgcttttattttttatcaatttcAACTCATGCCATTGCTAAAGAAGAGAGATCGAAAAGAGGGACAAATTGACCATACAGAGCTTTTTGACACCTTTCCGACTAAGCCCGTTATTAGATGGATGATCTGAGACCACTATCCTATTTTTCACCTTGAGAACTT is a window encoding:
- the LOC131182396 gene encoding uncharacterized protein LOC131182396, yielding MALNCSTSSRATISLSFLQFQPRNPKNYLPLKLSSSPHGSPRPFLRALANSTPKAQFIARRKESVLVRQLGRPLIEYMSLPASQYSVLDAERIERVDDNTFRCYVYRFKFFAFEVCPVLLVRVEEQPNGCCIKLLSCKLEGSPMVVAQNEKFSGKISI
- the LOC131182397 gene encoding histone H2B-like, yielding MAPKAEKKPAEKKPAAAEKAPAEKKPRAEKKLPKDGASDKKKKKAKKSVETYKIYIFKVLKQVHPDIGISSKAMGIMNSFINDIFEKLAQEASKLARYNKKPTITSREIQTAVRLVLPGELAKHAVSEGTKAVTKFTSS